In Methanothermobacter sp., the genomic stretch TGGGGGGAATTCCTCTCCTCAGCGGTTATCTCAAGGCAAGGGCTGTTACGAAGATATGGCTTCTCTCATACCTCATATTCCTCCCATCTGTTAACATCCTTCTTGCAGCTTATCCCAGGAGGAGGTACTGTATTCCACTTATCATTGGAGCCACACTCTTTGCCCTCACAGGCTACAGGACAACCGTTGTGGTTATACTGCTGAGCGGTATCATAACCATCTACTACTCTGCAAGACCATCCCCCCGCCAGATAGGCCTCCTGCTATCAGCTCTTGCCATTGTGGCAATATCAGTCGGTTACATTGCTGTTAAATCAATTGAATGGCAGAGCTGGACCCTCAATCCACTGGAACTCCTTCTCTACAGGGCAGGCTACACCCTCATGGTATTTGACAGGCTCCTGGACCATCAGGGGGCAACTGCCGGTAAACTCCTCTATTACACCCTTACAGGATACCTGCACTCAACGGATCCACGGGCAATCGTTGGTGAGGTTGTGCTCGGCTACAGGCACTCAACAACATCACTCATATTCGGACCCCCCCTCCTGGACTTCGGGCTTCCTGCAATGGTTATCCAGATGTTCCTCCTGGGAATGATCCTTGGATTAATGCACAGGATTCAGATATCACTGAACGGGATCTTCACAGGTATCTATTCAGTAATTCTGGCCCATACCATAATCTGGGTTGAAACAGGCCCAACAGACCTTGTGGTATGGTTTTTCTACATGGTCGCCGTCATATCAGTTATATACGTCCTCTGGAGGTGTTATCCTGAAACTGGCAGTTGCAGCTGAACTGGCACCTGCAAAGACCTTCCATCCCCTGATGCAGGAATCTGGACATGAATACCACTGTCTGTGCCATGGTGGGGGAGTGAGGGATGTCCTGGGAGACCTCTGCCGGAGGTACTACTCCATGGGGACCAGCAGGAGCAGATCCGGCGGTAAGATGGAAATCGCATACCTCCTCCTGAGGGATATTGTAGCTACCTGGCGCCACCTTGGAAAAATAAATCCGGATCTTGTTCTCACATGCGGGAATGCAGGGGATGTACGGAAGGCCATCGCAGCATCATATCTCAGGGGGAAGGCTGTCCTTCATATTGAACAGGACATTTACAACCCCATTGAAATGATAGCCTTTGCAGACATTGTAACGGCACCATCCACCCGCTACAGGGATTACCTTGAGGATGAGTACCTCCTTGAGAATGTTGAGGTCATAGGTGGCTACCCCCATGCCCTCTATGTGAGCCGCCTCCAGACTGAGGATCCGGGTATCGGGAATTACACTCTCCTGGTCCTTGGAGGCGACCTGCGAAGGGAGGATATACCTGACCTCATATCGAGAGTTGAATCACTTGGAAGACGCATTATAGTGGTACCCTTCCGCTTCAGTCCACATTATGTGAGGAGCTTCGCGGGTTCAGAGAAGACTGAGGTCCTTGAGGGATTTGTTGATCTTCCATCCCTCATGGACTACGCTGATCTTGTCATATACGGGGCAGGAATGGGCCTCACCATCGAAGCTGCGGTGCTGGGTGTTCCGGCAATTAAGCTCCGGGGCTTCCATGAGAGACACGCTAGTGTGGACCTTGCAGGTGAGGTGGGGATTCCCGTGGTTGATTCTACCAGCCTAGGTGAGGTGGCTGATGATGTGAAACCACCCGAGTCCTCAGAAATTGTAGAGGATGCTGAGCGGGCCGTAAGGAAGCTAATGGGGCTCATTGATGATTTCCATGAGGTAGCGGGTCCCAGGGGCGGATTGAGGTCTATGAAGCGCATCTGGGATGCCCGAAAAGGTTTCAGGTAGCTGATGGATATCTTCACCCTTAATTCTGCGCCGGAGCATCACTCTGGGCGATGGTTAACCCATTTTCTAATTGCTTATTTAACCTCCTTTTCGTTTGGAGCAAGAACAGTGCACGGTACATGAGCTCATGGGTTTGTGTTTCACTTCAACCATATACATTTATTAATAATAATTAATAATTTATTATGAGTACTGGTATTAAAATGGAGGTTTTTGATATGAAATCGTCTCTGGGTGATGAGGTTATAGTGAGGCAGAGCAGCGGATACAGCTGTGGCCCGGCGGCACTTGCCACGGTTCTCAGAAACCTTGGAGTTCACTGCAGCGAGGCAGAACTGGCGGCGCTTGCAGGTACAGACGAATCAGGGACCACCATGTATGGACTGATATTCGCGGCAACCTCGAAGGGGTTGAGTGCAAGGGGTGTAAGGATGAAAATATCGGATCTGAGAAGGAATCACATTGCATTTGTAAAGTACGGTGACACGGCGCACTACACTGTTGTTCTCTCGGTTGATGATAGAAACATCACACTGGCTGACCCTGCCATGGGGAGGATCAAGATAAGGAGGGAGATCTTCTCAAAAATATTTACAGGTAACGTTCTTGTGGTTGAAAGGGAGGGGGATTAATAAACTTAATATTAAATTAAATGATTAAGATATTAACTATAATTTAAATTTTAATCATCATGATCCCAGGAAAGGTAAAAATTATACTACTGGTATAAAAGCTTAATCATAATCTTTAAATCATAAAATACTTAATAAGGCACAAAATAATAAGATTCTGGTGATCTAATGGTTGTAAAAATTGGTATAATAAAATGCGGTAACATCGGGACCTCACCTGTGCTTGACCTGTTACTTGATGAGAGGGCAGACAGGCCAAACATAGATGTCTGTGTCGTGGGTTCAGGTGCAAAGATGAACCCCGATGAAATCGAAAGGGCAGTGCCAACCATGCTTGAAATGGATAGGGACTTTGTTATATTCATAAGCCCAAACCCAGGTGCACCTGGCCCTGCAAAGGCAAGGGAGCTTCTATCAGAGGCTGATGTTCCAGCCATGATCATAGGTGACGCACCTGGCCTCAGGGTCAAGGATGAAATCGAGGAGCAGGGGCTTGGTTACATAATAGTAAAGGCCGACCCGATGATAGGGGCAAGAAGGGAGTTCCTGGACCCAACAGAGATGGCCTCCTTCAACTCAGACGTTATAAAGGTTCTTGCATTTACAGGCGCATACAGGGTTGTGCAGAACACAATCGATGCAATGATTGCAGATGTTGAAGCCGGAAAGGCACCTGAACTTCCACAGGTGGTAATAGATACAGATAAGGCGGTGGAGGCAGCAGGCTACACCAATCCATATGCAAAGGCCAAGGCAATGGCTGCATATGAGATAGCAACCAAGGTGGCTGACATAGACGTCAGGGGCTGCTTCATGGTACAGGATCCTGACCAGTACATACCAATAGTTGCCTCAGCACACGAAATGCTATCTGCAGCTGCCAGACTTGCGGTTGAAGCAAGGGAAATCGAGAAGTCCAACGATACCGTGCTTAGAACACCACACGGTAAGGAAGGCGAAACACTGAGCAAGAAGGATCTTCTGGCCAAGCCAGAATAGATCTTCAACCACTATTTTTTCTGATATACCGATCCTTTTAATAGGATTTTAATTCGCACAGTTAAGTTATACCTCCCAGAGCATGGCGTATACTCTGGATGATTAATTGGTCCAGTGGTCACTTGAATGTTATTATAAAACTTTAAAATAGGATTGCATGGAGCTTGCGGAAATAAATTATCTACCACTTACTCCGAGCGGATGCTCTCCTCACTGACCCTGAAGATTAACTTTCCGTCTCTGTAGACCCTCAATTCTCCTTGAATGAAGGCCTCCCATTTTTCACTGGTCAGAGGTTTACTTGCGATTATGTAACCCTCCTGATCAGGCTTCTTCTCATGGGCGAGGTCTATCTGGTAATCATCATCAAGGAGTTCAACGGGACCGTAGGGCGCCCTTCGATGCAACTGGTGGAGGCCCTTGTATCCCTTCATGTCATGATAGGAGAAGAGGTGCTTACCCTCGGAGAGGAGGCAGTTAAAATTTCCATAGCCGTTGATATCATTCAAAACGCTCCAGAGCCACAAGTAATCCTCATCATCCCTGAATTTAACGCCCTCCTCACTGATACGGTTCATGATGTGGCAGAATGCGATCTCGGAGTCAGTTGTCCCAACAGGATTATACCTTCCACCCTCAGGGTTATCAATGTTGAGGGTGCCATTGTGGGCGAACACATAGTCCCGTCCATACCATTCCCTCTGGAAGGGATGAGTGTTCCTGTGGGACTCATCTCCCCTGCTTATCCGACGTATATGGGATATTATGATCCTGGAAGCTATGGGTTCATAGTTCTCCAGGAACTGTGACAGTGGACTTTCCTTTGATGGGCATGGCTCTTTGTAAACCTGTACCGATTGATCCGGATAGAAGGCCAGCCCCCAGCCATGAGGGTTATCCTCTGACCTCATCCTGAAACCCCTGAGGGAAAAGGAGGGTTTCACTTCCCGGTTAAAACAGAACCCCAAAAGTTCACACAAACCAACCACCCCCTAAAATGTAATGAGATCATTCTCTTGGATTGTGATGCAGTCTAAGGTCAATGTCATGCTTGGATGCAGATCCTATGATTATATTATTATGCATCCATAAAGTAAAAATACTACTGATTGATATAGTGAGTTGGACTCCCAGCTGCGGAAATAGATGCATAATGAAATGACTTTAGGGTGCACGTTGCCATGCACAGATTCTTTACAATCTGCCCTTGGTGCTTGGAATCATATCGTGTTCAACCCGTACAGCATCCCTGAGTGCCATTGCAAGTGCCTTGAAGAGTGCCTCGGCCTTGTGGTGGTCGTTACTTCCCCTCACAGAGGCGTGGATGTTGATGGCCGCAGAAGCCGCAAATGACTCAAAGAAATGCCCTATATTATCTGATGAGACATCCCCAATCCTGGCACCACTGAACTCAAGTTCAAGTACCGTGTAGGGTCTTCCACCCAGGTCCAGTGCAACTGTGGCCAGAGATTCATCCATGGGGACCATCGCATGGGCCATTCTCCTTATACCCTTTCCATCACCGAGGGCCTCCCTGAAAGCCTCGCCCAGTGTCAGCGCAACATCCTCAACAGTGTGGTGGTCGTCCACCTCCAGATCTCCCCTTGCCTCCACCTCAAGGTCCATGAGCCCGTGACGGGCCAGCGATCCAAGCATGTGGTCAAGGAATCCAAGACCTGTATTCACATTTGACCTTCCACTACCATCAAGGTTCAGATCAACCTTCACATGGGTTTCAAGGGTTTCCCTGCTCTTCAGACTTCTTCTCATAGTTATCATCCCTTATGATCCTTATAGCCCCTTCAGGACATTTACTTGCACATATCATGCACTGGTGGCAGAATTCAAGATTTGAGGCTCTGGCAGGTTTTCTCCTGTCTATTGTCCATATCTTGCCTCCCTTGGGACAAGCCTCCCGGCACTCCCCGCATCCGGTGCATTTATCTGAATCCACAATTATCTTCAATTAAATCACCACCATCAGTCATATCTTAAGAACAGTAACAGCAACGGCCTTAAAACCGGCATATACATCGGATCCTAGGTTAATATTCAGTTTACGCTGAGATTCACGTGTTATACGGGTTTTGAGTTTAATATCACCTGCCTTGATCCTGACGGTCACGATGTCCCCATGCAGTTCCAGGCCTGTAACAGTTCCTGGAAGGGTGTTCCTCATGCTGGTATCGTACCTCTCACCCATGAGCACAATGTCCTCAGGGTCAACGAGGAGCATGACCTCATCTCCAGGGGATAAACCATCAACCACTGGCGCCTCCAGGAGGGAGTTTCCTACCCTTATTCTTGAACCATCCCCTGAAATCTCCTCAACGATTCCCCGGATTTCGTTACTGGAAATCTGCCTTTCAAGGGCCCTTTTTAATTTAAGATACTCAAGGACGACCCTGACGCCTGTTTCTGTGAGTCTGCTACCTCCACCACCCCCCTTTCCACCCCTTCTGGTTTCCACGACCTCTTCACCGAGGAGTTCCTCAAGGTTCTTTATATATGCAAGGGCACTGCGGTAGGGGATACCCACCTCCTCTGCTGCTCTGCTTATGGAACCCCTGTTCTGGATCAGCCTGAGAAGCCGGAACCTTCTCTCATCCACAGGGACTTCGGTTCCCTCAATGGCAATTCTGTAGCTGAAACTCATTTTAGAACCTATGGATCTTGTTCTTTATATCCTTATGCCATCACCTTGCCCAGCGGTCCATAAGATCAGCCACCCTGCTTACTGCTCCTGAGAGGGGACCCATCCTTGATGCAGACTTCCTCACAAGCCTCACATCCCGCTTCTCAACACCACCTATAAGGAGTAGGCTCGCACCGTAAACCAGGGGACTGAAGATTATTGCCAGAAGGAGCCCCATGATGGTCCGGGGAAGAGGCAGCATGAAGACCCCCATAGCCCCTGATGCGAATCCTATCCTGAGAAGTGAGAGGCCCGGTGGCTTCACACCGGTTATCTCTGAGGTCTTCCAGAGGATTATGATCATTATGATAAGGGCTGCGATTGTTGTTGCAAGGGCTCCCCCCTCGATTCCAAGTAAAGGTACGAGGGCAACGTTCAGTGCAAGGTTTATGACAGTTCCAGCAACCAGAACGTACATTGGAAGACGGGGGTAACCTATCCCCTGGGCGATGCTTGACGATATCATGAAGAGGGTATAGAAGCTCATCCCAACAACCAGTATGCTCAGAGCACCAGCACCGAAGATAAACTTGCTTCCAAAGAGCAGTTCAAGGAGGGGCTCTGAGAAGACTGCTATGCCAACACACATGGGAAGTACAAGGAGAGTCACGACCCTGTATGACTGTACAATGTAGGTTTCAAGGAGCCTCCTGTCCTTCAGTGCGAAGGCCTCTGAGGCCGCAGGAAGAACCGCGGTTGCCACAGAGAGGGATACTACAAGGGGAAGCCTTGCAACGGGATCAGCCGCAGTATAGTATCCCACGGAGGTTGTTGCCATGAACACACCTATCACAAATACACTTATATCATATATCGCCATCTCAGAGAGGGCTGTGATTATGACGGGAATGGAGAATGAGAGAAGCACTTTCACAAGTCCCAGTTCCTCCCTGATGGTCAGCCTCTTTTCTGGGGGTACTGGTGGGAAGTAGCTGTTCATCAGTCTTTTGAATATCAGGATAGCTGATATGGCCGAGGCAAGAAAACCCATGGCGGTACCTATAACCGCCCCTGCTGCATAGAAACCGGCCATCACAAAGACAACTGCGAGGGTTATCATGAAAACCTGCTCAACGGCCCTTGTAACCACGACGTATTCCATCCGGTATATGCCCTGAAATGCACCCCTGAAGGCACCTACTATAACACTGAATGGTGTTATAAGTGCAACAGCCTGGAGTGGGTACTGGGCTGCTGGTTTATGAAAGAACTGGTTTGCAAGCCAGGGGGCTGTGAAGAACATTACAAGGGAGAAGGTCAGACCAAGAAATATCATGACCTTCAGCGCGGTTACAACAACCTGCCTGGCCATTTCATCCTCCTTGAGGGCCCGGTGCTGGGCCACATACTTGGCTATTGCCGGCGGAAGCCCTCCAGCGGCCAGTATCTGGAATATTCCCTGGAATGGGAGTGTCAGTCCCAGGAGTCCGTAGCCCTCGGGTCCGAGGAGGCGTGTCATGAGAACCCTGTAGATGTATCCACCCACCCTGAAAAGGAGGTTGCCGATTATTATAAAGAAGCTGCCCTTTAAGAGTTTGGAAGTACCTGAAGATGCCATTGAATCACCGAATAGATCTGGTGGTGCCTTAAATAAGCCTTTGGGTCGAGGTTGCCATGATAAAAAAAGCTTATGGTTTATGGAAATTCAGAAATCTTTTAAACATTTTGAGGGTTTTATCAAGGGTTTTAAACCCGTAGGAGTCCTCCTTAACGCCCTCAACGGTATCCCTTGACCAGAGACATGCACCGAGGTTCGCTCCGAAGGACCCTCCGCTTACAGGTATTACTCCGTTGAGGATGTAGAAGGTGTGTATCTGCATGAGGGCAGGTTCCTGCCCCCCGCACCTGTCACCACCAACAGCTATGCCCATACCCACCTTTCCCCTCAGGGAGTCGTAGTCCTCTGCACCAAGCGCCCGGCAGCGGTCCATTATGGCCTTCACCTGGGCGCTGACACCGCCATTGTAGACAGGGGTTGCAATTATAATTCCCTGAGCCCTCCTAAGGAGGTCATAGAGTGGGTACATGTCGTCCTTCAGCACACACTCCTTATTTCTAAGGCAGTAGTCGCAGTGCCTGCAGGGGGAGATGTTCTTACCCCTCACAGTGAAGAACTCAGTTTCAAGTCCTTCATCCGCCAGTGTTCCAAGGGCCCTCTCAAGGACGTAATGGGTGGCCTGTTTCCTAGGGCTTCCACATATACCCAATATCATGTGCAATCCCCTTCTAGGCTAGATTGACTCGTCCTCGTCAAGGGGCAGTCTCATGGTGTCGGGGTCCTGGGGCATGTGCTCCAGGAAGTCCTCTGCGGCCCTCCTCACATCCCTTGAGCCGATTATGTACCTTCCAACCACTATTATGTCGGCGCCGCTATCAAGGGCCTCCTGCATCTTGGATGGTGTTATACCCCCTGCAACGGCCACAAGGCCCCTGGGGCCAAGTATATCCTTTATTTCCCTGATGTTCCCCCATTCGCTCATTTCACCAATGTCCTCTCCACGCTCTGCCCTGAGGGTTTCAAGGTCAACATTTCTGTGGAGTAGTACGATGTCTGGCTTGTATCTGAGGCCCCTGAGTTTATCAACGAAGTTTTCAACATTCATCATGTCCAGTATGGAGTATATGCCCTGCTTCTGGGCCTCGTGGATGGCCTTCTCAATGGATTCAACGGTTCCAAGACCTGATATGGCCACGGCATCAGCGGTCTCATCTGCGGCCATCTTAACCTCTATCCTCCCAACGTCAAGGGTTTTGAGGTCGGCTATTATGAAAGCGTCCCTTCGAAGCTCCCTTATCTTGCTTACAACACCAACACCGAATTTCTTGACAAGGGGTGTTCCGGCCTCAAGGAGTATCCTCTCTCTGTTGGGTAGGGCGTCAATAATCCTCTCCATCTCCTCAATGCTGTCAAGGTCAAGGGCAACCTGCAGGTAGGGGGGGTTCCAGAGCCTGACTGCCCTGAAGCCCATGATGGGGTGGCTTCCCCGGTCCTTCTCACTGAGGACCTTCCTTGCTGAGGGATAGTTTTCCATGGCCCTTCTGAGTGCTAGTTTGGTTGCCCCGTAGTTGTACTGGTATATCTTGCGGTAGTCCTCTGCCTCGGGGTGTATGAATACGCTTACAATTACCACAAGGTCCTCAACCTTTTCCTCTGGGATTATTCCCTCCTCAACTGCATCTGCAACTGCACGGGCAACTGCTGTCTGTGCCGGCCCGAAGACCTTATCAGCGTCCTCAAGGCAGCTCACTGTGACCTTGGGTACTATGAGGGTAGCTGGCTTTGTCATGAGGTTGGGCCTTATCACCGAAAGAAGTGGTGTGTGACCGAGTGAGAGGCTGGTGAGGCCATTTGCAAAGGCGGCCCCTACGTTTCCCTCCTTATCACCTATGATGAGATCTATATGGGCAACCTCATTGCCGCTTCCTATGAGTGCTTCACCTATTCTGTACAATCTTTATCCTCCTTATGTGGTTTGATTTTGAGACGGTGGTTCTGGTTCTTCCGGTGTGGTGTTTCCTTCACCAGGTGTGATTTCTGGTCGGGTCTTCTTTGCGGTTTTTTTGGTATTGTCTGTGCTTACCGGAGCAGGGGATTCATTTGCAAAACTCATATCTGTTGTTGCATTATCAGCCCAGTCCAGTTGGGTCACGTTCTGTTCCTGAGCCCCCATGTACAGGGCAACATTGAAACCGACCATCAGTGCTATGATAAGGATCATGGCACCGATAACGATATTTCTGTAGTCCATCAGATCACCTTGATGAGATTGATATAAACTAATTTAGTGTAGGTGATGATGGTATTTATATGTATTGAAGAAGAAGATACGGGATTTCATGGCTGAAATCCAGTGGAGTTCCAGGTATCATGGAGTTTCAGCCAGAAATCCCATGGATTAATCAGGGATCTCAGATTTTACCCTCAAGATAGTCTTCGTAACCCTTGAGGTCAAGGAGCCCGTGGCCAGAGAAGCTTATGACTATGGTTTTCTCCTCACCGGTCTCTCTGCACTTCAGGGCTTCTTCCATGGCAACACTTATGGCGTGGCAGGTTTCTGGGGCAGGGACAACACCCTCGGCCTTTGCAAATTTAACACCGCTTTCAAATATTTTATGCTGATCCACGGCCCTTGCCTTGATGATGCCCTCCTTCACCAGCAGCGCAACCTGTGGTGACATCCCGTGGTACCTCAAGCCGCCTGCATGCACGGAGGGGGGTACAAAGTCGTGGCCAAGTGTGTACATCTTGAGGAGTGGTGTCATACCTGCAGTGTCACCGAAGTCGTACCGGTATTCTCCCTGGGTGAGGGTCGGGCAAGATTTTGGTTCAGCTGCTATGAATTCACAGTCGAGTTTACCATCAATTTTATCCTTTATGAATGGGAAAACTGCCCCACCAAAGTTGCTGCCCCCTCCAACACAGCCTATCATTATGTCAGGTGTTTCACCTGCTATTTCCAGCTGCTTCTGTGTTTCAAGACCTATCACCGTCTGGTGTAGCAGAACGTGGTTGAGCACGCTTCCAAGGGAGTAGTAAACGTTTTCATACTGGAGGGCCTCCTCTATAGCCTCTGATATTGCTATACCAAGGGAGCCCGGGTGTTCAGGGTCCTCACTAAGTATTTTCCTTCCGAATTCGGTATGGTCACTTGGTGATGGGACAACCTCGCCACCATAGAGCTGCATTATTGTTTTCCTGAAGGGCTTCTGGTTGAAGGAAACCCTGACCATGTAGACCTTGCACTGGAGGTCCATGAGTGAACATGCAAGGGAAAGGGCTGTTCCCCACTGACCGGCACCTGTTTCTGTCGTGAGCCTTTCGGCGCCATCTTCACGGGCATAGTATGCCTGTGCTATGGCAGTATTCAATTTGTGGCTTCCTGTGGGTGAGTAATCCTCTCTCTTGTAATATATCCTGGCGGGGGTGTCAAGCATCTCCTCAAGACCCTTTGCCCGAAAGAGTGGGGTGGGTCTTCCGATCAT encodes the following:
- a CDS encoding oligosaccharide repeat unit polymerase family protein, yielding MRFDIFSPYSVIIALLIYLVLAISGTLMGIRGLRLPSGLSILYIVLGATIFILGAHISGRIRTEKPASPRNPRETLLALLVTFGIILQALNLYMLGGIPLLSGYLKARAVTKIWLLSYLIFLPSVNILLAAYPRRRYCIPLIIGATLFALTGYRTTVVVILLSGIITIYYSARPSPRQIGLLLSALAIVAISVGYIAVKSIEWQSWTLNPLELLLYRAGYTLMVFDRLLDHQGATAGKLLYYTLTGYLHSTDPRAIVGEVVLGYRHSTTSLIFGPPLLDFGLPAMVIQMFLLGMILGLMHRIQISLNGIFTGIYSVILAHTIIWVETGPTDLVVWFFYMVAVISVIYVLWRCYPETGSCS
- a CDS encoding cysteine peptidase family C39 domain-containing protein, whose amino-acid sequence is MEVFDMKSSLGDEVIVRQSSGYSCGPAALATVLRNLGVHCSEAELAALAGTDESGTTMYGLIFAATSKGLSARGVRMKISDLRRNHIAFVKYGDTAHYTVVLSVDDRNITLADPAMGRIKIRREIFSKIFTGNVLVVEREGD
- a CDS encoding F420-dependent methylenetetrahydromethanopterin dehydrogenase; this translates as MVVKIGIIKCGNIGTSPVLDLLLDERADRPNIDVCVVGSGAKMNPDEIERAVPTMLEMDRDFVIFISPNPGAPGPAKARELLSEADVPAMIIGDAPGLRVKDEIEEQGLGYIIVKADPMIGARREFLDPTEMASFNSDVIKVLAFTGAYRVVQNTIDAMIADVEAGKAPELPQVVIDTDKAVEAAGYTNPYAKAKAMAAYEIATKVADIDVRGCFMVQDPDQYIPIVASAHEMLSAAARLAVEAREIEKSNDTVLRTPHGKEGETLSKKDLLAKPE
- a CDS encoding class II glutamine amidotransferase; its protein translation is MVGLCELLGFCFNREVKPSFSLRGFRMRSEDNPHGWGLAFYPDQSVQVYKEPCPSKESPLSQFLENYEPIASRIIISHIRRISRGDESHRNTHPFQREWYGRDYVFAHNGTLNIDNPEGGRYNPVGTTDSEIAFCHIMNRISEEGVKFRDDEDYLWLWSVLNDINGYGNFNCLLSEGKHLFSYHDMKGYKGLHQLHRRAPYGPVELLDDDYQIDLAHEKKPDQEGYIIASKPLTSEKWEAFIQGELRVYRDGKLIFRVSEESIRSE
- the hisB gene encoding imidazoleglycerol-phosphate dehydratase HisB; protein product: MRRSLKSRETLETHVKVDLNLDGSGRSNVNTGLGFLDHMLGSLARHGLMDLEVEARGDLEVDDHHTVEDVALTLGEAFREALGDGKGIRRMAHAMVPMDESLATVALDLGGRPYTVLELEFSGARIGDVSSDNIGHFFESFAASAAINIHASVRGSNDHHKAEALFKALAMALRDAVRVEHDMIPSTKGRL
- a CDS encoding ferredoxin family protein, with amino-acid sequence MKIIVDSDKCTGCGECREACPKGGKIWTIDRRKPARASNLEFCHQCMICASKCPEGAIRIIRDDNYEKKSEEQGNP
- a CDS encoding TOBE domain-containing protein, which codes for MSFSYRIAIEGTEVPVDERRFRLLRLIQNRGSISRAAEEVGIPYRSALAYIKNLEELLGEEVVETRRGGKGGGGGSRLTETGVRVVLEYLKLKRALERQISSNEIRGIVEEISGDGSRIRVGNSLLEAPVVDGLSPGDEVMLLVDPEDIVLMGERYDTSMRNTLPGTVTGLELHGDIVTVRIKAGDIKLKTRITRESQRKLNINLGSDVYAGFKAVAVTVLKI
- a CDS encoding oligosaccharide flippase family protein, whose amino-acid sequence is MASSGTSKLLKGSFFIIIGNLLFRVGGYIYRVLMTRLLGPEGYGLLGLTLPFQGIFQILAAGGLPPAIAKYVAQHRALKEDEMARQVVVTALKVMIFLGLTFSLVMFFTAPWLANQFFHKPAAQYPLQAVALITPFSVIVGAFRGAFQGIYRMEYVVVTRAVEQVFMITLAVVFVMAGFYAAGAVIGTAMGFLASAISAILIFKRLMNSYFPPVPPEKRLTIREELGLVKVLLSFSIPVIITALSEMAIYDISVFVIGVFMATTSVGYYTAADPVARLPLVVSLSVATAVLPAASEAFALKDRRLLETYIVQSYRVVTLLVLPMCVGIAVFSEPLLELLFGSKFIFGAGALSILVVGMSFYTLFMISSSIAQGIGYPRLPMYVLVAGTVINLALNVALVPLLGIEGGALATTIAALIIMIIILWKTSEITGVKPPGLSLLRIGFASGAMGVFMLPLPRTIMGLLLAIIFSPLVYGASLLLIGGVEKRDVRLVRKSASRMGPLSGAVSRVADLMDRWAR
- a CDS encoding flavodoxin family protein produces the protein MILGICGSPRKQATHYVLERALGTLADEGLETEFFTVRGKNISPCRHCDYCLRNKECVLKDDMYPLYDLLRRAQGIIIATPVYNGGVSAQVKAIMDRCRALGAEDYDSLRGKVGMGIAVGGDRCGGQEPALMQIHTFYILNGVIPVSGGSFGANLGACLWSRDTVEGVKEDSYGFKTLDKTLKMFKRFLNFHKP
- a CDS encoding bifunctional 5,6,7,8-tetrahydromethanopterin hydro-lyase/3-hexulose-6-phosphate synthase, with protein sequence MYRIGEALIGSGNEVAHIDLIIGDKEGNVGAAFANGLTSLSLGHTPLLSVIRPNLMTKPATLIVPKVTVSCLEDADKVFGPAQTAVARAVADAVEEGIIPEEKVEDLVVIVSVFIHPEAEDYRKIYQYNYGATKLALRRAMENYPSARKVLSEKDRGSHPIMGFRAVRLWNPPYLQVALDLDSIEEMERIIDALPNRERILLEAGTPLVKKFGVGVVSKIRELRRDAFIIADLKTLDVGRIEVKMAADETADAVAISGLGTVESIEKAIHEAQKQGIYSILDMMNVENFVDKLRGLRYKPDIVLLHRNVDLETLRAERGEDIGEMSEWGNIREIKDILGPRGLVAVAGGITPSKMQEALDSGADIIVVGRYIIGSRDVRRAAEDFLEHMPQDPDTMRLPLDEDESI
- a CDS encoding TrpB-like pyridoxal phosphate-dependent enzyme gives rise to the protein MNKIVLDENEIPKKWYNINPDLPSPLPEPRNPEGGKNLENLPRVFSRGVLEQEMSMERWIKIPKEVRDVYKMIGRPTPLFRAKGLEEMLDTPARIYYKREDYSPTGSHKLNTAIAQAYYAREDGAERLTTETGAGQWGTALSLACSLMDLQCKVYMVRVSFNQKPFRKTIMQLYGGEVVPSPSDHTEFGRKILSEDPEHPGSLGIAISEAIEEALQYENVYYSLGSVLNHVLLHQTVIGLETQKQLEIAGETPDIMIGCVGGGSNFGGAVFPFIKDKIDGKLDCEFIAAEPKSCPTLTQGEYRYDFGDTAGMTPLLKMYTLGHDFVPPSVHAGGLRYHGMSPQVALLVKEGIIKARAVDQHKIFESGVKFAKAEGVVPAPETCHAISVAMEEALKCRETGEEKTIVISFSGHGLLDLKGYEDYLEGKI